A genomic region of Bosea sp. 124 contains the following coding sequences:
- a CDS encoding tetratricopeptide repeat protein produces MADIFREIDEEVRRDKAAELWKKYGWLVTGLAVLAVLSVAGWQFWLHREQQASQLVGARLEAALKASRDGNGTEAETILGELAASAPAGYRQIARFRLAAETAKRDAAAGATAFDALANDGSLAQLYRDLARLRAGMLRVDLMPYAELRTALEPLATPQGVWRHSAREFLGIAALKANLFEDAGRWFDAIVTDPQSPAVLRQRTELYLALVRGGPVETRN; encoded by the coding sequence ATGGCCGATATTTTTCGCGAGATCGATGAGGAAGTCCGCCGCGACAAGGCGGCGGAGCTCTGGAAGAAATATGGCTGGCTCGTCACCGGGCTGGCCGTGCTGGCGGTGCTGTCTGTCGCCGGCTGGCAGTTCTGGCTGCATCGCGAGCAGCAGGCTTCGCAGCTCGTCGGCGCACGCCTCGAAGCGGCGCTGAAGGCCTCGCGCGACGGCAACGGCACCGAAGCCGAGACGATTCTGGGCGAACTCGCCGCGAGTGCGCCTGCCGGCTATCGCCAGATCGCCCGCTTCCGCCTTGCCGCCGAGACGGCCAAGCGCGATGCGGCGGCCGGCGCGACCGCTTTCGACGCGCTCGCCAATGACGGCTCGCTGGCGCAGCTCTACCGCGATCTCGCCCGGCTGCGTGCCGGCATGCTGCGCGTCGACCTCATGCCCTATGCCGAGCTCCGGACGGCGCTGGAGCCGTTGGCGACGCCACAGGGCGTCTGGCGCCATTCGGCCCGCGAGTTCCTCGGCATCGCCGCGCTCAAGGCCAATCTCTTCGAGGATGCCGGCCGCTGGTTCGATGCCATCGTCACCGATCCGCAATCGCCCGCCGTGTTGCGCCAGCGCACGGAACTCTACCTTGCTTTGGTGCGGGGCGGTCCGGTCGAGACCAGGAACTGA
- the queA gene encoding tRNA preQ1(34) S-adenosylmethionine ribosyltransferase-isomerase QueA, which translates to MDVGLFDFDLPEDRIALRPASPRDAARLLVVRPDAPESFEDRGIRDLVSLLEPGDALVLNDTRVIPSRLYGRRWRGDSAARVEIMLHKREAADRWRAFARPAKKLALGETITFGDDSEAIVCELGRLQAEVVAKDEGGEVELRFALGGAYLDDAIARFGELPLPPYIAGKRPTDEADARDYQTMHARSDGAVAAPTAGLHFTPGLVAALEARGVSRHLVTLHVGAGTFLPVKADDTDEHRMHAEWGSVSTETAAALNAVRAKGGRIVAVGTTSLRLLESATGEDGVIAPFSGDTAIFITPGYRFRAVDLLLTNFHLPRSTLFMLVSAFCGLDLMQRAYAHAIAGGYRFYSYGDGSLLYRAAAGPAAR; encoded by the coding sequence GTGGATGTCGGGCTCTTTGATTTCGACCTCCCCGAAGACCGCATCGCGCTGAGGCCTGCGAGCCCGCGCGATGCGGCGCGTCTGCTCGTCGTCAGGCCGGATGCGCCAGAGTCTTTCGAGGATCGCGGCATCCGCGACCTCGTCTCGCTGCTCGAACCCGGCGACGCGCTCGTTCTCAACGACACGCGCGTCATCCCCTCGCGGCTCTACGGTCGCCGCTGGCGCGGGGACTCTGCTGCCCGCGTCGAGATCATGCTGCACAAGCGCGAGGCGGCGGATCGCTGGCGCGCTTTTGCGAGGCCTGCCAAGAAGCTCGCGCTCGGCGAGACGATCACCTTCGGCGATGATTCCGAGGCAATCGTCTGCGAGCTCGGCCGCTTGCAGGCTGAAGTTGTCGCGAAGGACGAAGGCGGCGAGGTCGAGCTGCGTTTTGCCCTCGGCGGTGCCTATCTCGACGACGCCATCGCGCGCTTCGGCGAATTGCCGCTGCCGCCCTACATCGCCGGCAAGCGCCCGACCGATGAGGCGGATGCCCGCGACTACCAGACCATGCACGCCCGCTCCGATGGGGCGGTCGCGGCGCCCACCGCCGGCCTGCATTTCACGCCCGGTCTCGTCGCGGCGCTGGAGGCACGCGGCGTCTCGCGCCACCTGGTCACGCTCCATGTCGGCGCCGGCACCTTCCTGCCGGTCAAGGCGGACGACACCGACGAACATCGCATGCATGCCGAATGGGGCAGCGTCTCGACCGAGACGGCGGCGGCGCTGAATGCGGTCAGGGCGAAAGGCGGGCGCATCGTCGCGGTCGGGACCACCTCGCTGCGCCTGCTCGAAAGCGCGACGGGCGAGGATGGCGTCATCGCGCCGTTCTCGGGAGACACGGCCATCTTCATCACGCCGGGCTACCGCTTCCGCGCGGTCGACCTGCTGCTGACGAATTTCCACCTGCCACGCTCGACGCTGTTCATGCTCGTCTCGGCCTTCTGCGGGCTCGACTTGATGCAGCGCGCCTACGCGCACGCCATCGCCGGGGGCTACCGCTTCTACTCCTATGGGGACGGCAGCCTGCTGTATCGGGCGGCGGCAGGCCCCGCGGCACGCTGA
- a CDS encoding peptidylprolyl isomerase — protein sequence MSLDPENTLVMETTKGKVVIKLRPDLAPNHVERLKTLARKGFYDGIVFHRVIDGFMAQVGCPHGTGTGGSDLPDLAQEFNAEPHVRGVCSMARSQNPNSANSQFFIVFEDARFLDKQYTAWGQVVEGMEIVDTIKRGEPVRDPDSIVSMKVMADAA from the coding sequence ATGTCCCTCGATCCCGAGAACACCCTCGTCATGGAGACCACCAAGGGCAAGGTGGTGATCAAGCTGCGTCCCGATCTCGCCCCGAACCATGTCGAGCGCCTGAAGACGCTCGCTCGCAAGGGCTTCTATGACGGCATCGTCTTCCACCGTGTCATCGACGGCTTCATGGCCCAGGTCGGCTGCCCGCATGGCACCGGCACCGGCGGTTCGGACCTGCCAGACCTGGCGCAGGAGTTCAACGCCGAGCCGCATGTCCGCGGTGTCTGCTCGATGGCTCGCTCGCAGAACCCGAACTCGGCCAACAGCCAGTTCTTCATCGTCTTCGAGGACGCCCGCTTCCTCGACAAGCAGTACACCGCTTGGGGGCAGGTCGTAGAAGGCATGGAGATCGTCGACACGATCAAGCGCGGTGAGCCGGTGCGCGATCCCGATTCGATTGTCTCGATGAAGGTGATGGCCGACGCGGCCTGA
- a CDS encoding DUF1467 family protein, with amino-acid sequence MTVASALAVYFVIWWTVLFAVLPFGVRSQSETGEITQGTEPGAPALPGLLRKALITSVIAAVVFAIVWYVWATFDL; translated from the coding sequence ATGACCGTCGCCAGCGCACTCGCCGTCTATTTCGTGATCTGGTGGACGGTGCTCTTCGCCGTCCTGCCCTTCGGTGTCCGCAGCCAGTCGGAGACGGGTGAGATCACGCAAGGCACTGAGCCCGGGGCGCCCGCCTTGCCGGGCCTGTTGCGCAAGGCGCTGATCACCTCGGTCATCGCCGCGGTCGTCTTCGCGATCGTCTGGTATGTCTGGGCGACGTTCGATCTCTAG
- a CDS encoding RidA family protein translates to MAAPDINFFGQPEPGSPRPFSAATRAGGLVFVSGHSAPHDPARGIRRGETPADEVRNALAHIAGILAEAGSALDRVVQMTMLITDPADYAACNAEYVKHFPGGLPARHTARFGVPTQARVAFSCIALADDGAKDRRA, encoded by the coding sequence ATGGCTGCGCCCGACATCAACTTTTTCGGCCAGCCGGAGCCAGGCTCGCCGCGCCCTTTCAGCGCCGCGACGCGGGCCGGTGGGCTCGTCTTCGTGTCCGGCCATTCGGCTCCCCATGACCCGGCGCGGGGCATCCGTCGCGGCGAGACGCCGGCCGACGAGGTCCGCAATGCGCTGGCGCATATCGCCGGGATTCTCGCCGAGGCCGGCAGCGCTCTCGACCGCGTCGTCCAGATGACGATGCTGATCACGGACCCGGCCGACTACGCGGCCTGCAACGCCGAATATGTGAAGCATTTTCCAGGCGGGCTGCCCGCCCGGCATACCGCGCGCTTCGGCGTGCCGACGCAGGCGCGCGTCGCGTTTTCCTGCATCGCTCTTGCGGACGATGGGGCCAAGGACCGGCGGGCATGA
- the mce gene encoding methylmalonyl-CoA epimerase — MIGRLNHVAIAVKDLAAATALYRDTLGAHVSQPLPQPEHGVTVVFVELPNTKVELLEPLGTDSPVGKFIERNPDGGIHHICYEVDDIIAARDRLKEMGARVLGSGEPRIGAHGKPVIFLHPKDFTGTLVELEQA; from the coding sequence ATGATCGGACGCCTCAACCACGTTGCCATCGCCGTGAAGGATCTCGCGGCGGCGACCGCGCTCTATCGCGACACGCTGGGCGCGCACGTCTCCCAGCCCCTGCCGCAGCCGGAGCATGGCGTCACCGTCGTGTTCGTCGAGCTGCCGAACACCAAGGTCGAGCTGCTGGAGCCGCTTGGGACCGACTCGCCGGTCGGCAAGTTCATCGAGCGCAATCCCGATGGCGGCATCCACCACATCTGCTACGAGGTCGACGATATCATCGCTGCCCGCGATCGCCTGAAGGAGATGGGGGCACGTGTGCTCGGCAGCGGCGAGCCGCGCATCGGCGCGCATGGCAAGCCGGTCATCTTCCTGCACCCGAAGGACTTCACCGGCACGCTGGTCGAACTCGAGCAGGCCTGA
- a CDS encoding ribonuclease J, with protein MTRSKDQLVFVPLGGLGEIGMNAALYGFGPEGRRKWILVDCGLSFAGPEAPGVDIVLPDLRYIIEERANLLGIIITHAHEDHIGALAALWPSLRAPVYCTRFAAGLLATRRLSEPGAPKVPMHVVAQGGRVTLGPFDIEFVPVAHSIPESNALAIRTPVGLVIHTGDWKIDPTPQVGLPTDEKRLRELGDEGVLALICDSTNVMRDGTSPSEAEVAAKLKELVRSAPGRVAVTTFASNVARLRAVAEAAMADQREVVVVGRAMDRVIDVARECGYLDGIPAFRSADTYGYLPRDKVVALLTGSQGEPRAALSRIASDDHPEITLTPGDRVIFSSRTIPGNEKAVGAIQNALARDNIEIITDRTHLVHVSGHPRREEMARLYGWLKPKIVIPAHGEDLHLSEHAIFARGLGVKTVVRAGNGDVVAISTEGASKIDEVTHGRLYQDGHLLVNALEKTIPERRRLSFVGMISVAVAIDEKGGLAGDPEIAVLGLPPYTRDGTGFDEYVADAVSELIDGIPKARRRDPEALRNALERGLRSAVNEEWGKKPLVHALVIEV; from the coding sequence GTGACCCGTTCCAAAGACCAGCTCGTTTTCGTTCCTCTTGGCGGCCTCGGCGAGATCGGCATGAACGCCGCCCTCTACGGCTTCGGCCCGGAAGGTCGGCGGAAATGGATCCTGGTCGATTGCGGCCTCTCCTTTGCTGGCCCTGAAGCGCCGGGCGTCGATATCGTGCTGCCGGATCTGCGCTACATCATCGAGGAACGCGCGAACCTGCTGGGCATCATCATCACCCATGCCCATGAGGACCATATCGGCGCGCTCGCAGCGCTCTGGCCGTCCCTGCGCGCGCCGGTCTATTGCACGCGCTTCGCCGCCGGTCTTCTCGCCACGCGCCGCCTGTCGGAGCCGGGCGCGCCCAAGGTGCCGATGCATGTCGTCGCCCAGGGCGGGCGCGTGACGCTCGGCCCCTTCGACATCGAATTCGTGCCGGTCGCCCACTCCATCCCCGAATCGAACGCGCTCGCCATCCGTACGCCGGTCGGCCTCGTCATCCATACCGGCGACTGGAAGATCGATCCGACCCCGCAGGTCGGCCTGCCGACCGACGAGAAGCGGCTGCGCGAACTCGGCGACGAGGGCGTGCTGGCGCTGATCTGCGACTCGACCAATGTTATGCGCGACGGCACCTCGCCGAGCGAGGCGGAGGTCGCAGCGAAGCTCAAGGAACTGGTCCGTTCGGCCCCGGGCCGCGTCGCCGTCACCACCTTCGCCTCCAACGTTGCGCGCCTGCGGGCCGTGGCTGAGGCCGCGATGGCGGATCAGCGCGAGGTCGTCGTCGTCGGCCGCGCCATGGACCGCGTCATCGACGTCGCGCGCGAATGCGGCTATCTCGACGGCATCCCCGCCTTCCGCTCGGCCGATACCTATGGCTATCTGCCGCGCGACAAGGTCGTGGCGCTCCTCACCGGCAGCCAGGGCGAGCCGCGCGCCGCGCTCTCGCGCATTGCCTCTGACGACCACCCGGAAATCACGCTGACGCCGGGTGATCGCGTGATCTTCTCCTCGCGCACCATTCCGGGCAATGAGAAGGCGGTCGGCGCCATCCAGAACGCGCTCGCCCGCGACAATATCGAGATCATCACGGACAGGACGCATCTCGTCCATGTCTCGGGCCATCCGCGCCGCGAGGAGATGGCCAGGCTCTATGGTTGGCTGAAACCGAAGATCGTCATCCCCGCTCATGGCGAGGACCTGCATCTGTCCGAGCATGCGATCTTCGCGCGCGGGCTCGGCGTCAAGACTGTGGTCCGCGCCGGCAATGGCGATGTCGTCGCGATCTCGACTGAGGGCGCCAGCAAGATCGACGAGGTCACGCATGGCCGGCTCTATCAGGACGGCCACCTGCTGGTGAACGCCCTGGAGAAGACGATTCCCGAGCGCCGCCGCCTGTCCTTCGTCGGCATGATCTCGGTCGCGGTTGCGATCGACGAGAAGGGCGGGCTCGCGGGTGATCCCGAGATCGCCGTGCTCGGCCTGCCGCCCTACACGCGCGACGGCACCGGCTTCGACGAATATGTGGCGGACGCCGTCTCCGAACTGATCGACGGCATCCCCAAGGCCCGCCGCCGCGATCCCGAGGCGCTCCGCAATGCGCTCGAGCGTGGCCTGCGCAGCGCCGTCAACGAGGAGTGGGGCAAGAAGCCGCTGGTGCATGCGCTGGTGATCGAGGTTTAG
- a CDS encoding biotin--[acetyl-CoA-carboxylase] ligase → MIGRAVLGESARAAGYRLIVRDEVGSTMEEARRALAQGDTGKLWIVARSQNAGRGRHGRQWTSPPGNLYASLLLVAPCEPVLAPQLGFVAGLALHDAAARVTGLAAPRLALKWPNDLLIHGAKCSGLLLEGESRAGQFSVVIGLGVNIASCAQGTPYPADFLQAHAPAATIEAMLVALGDAWAVRFATWQAAGGFGSIRQAWLERAAFLGQTITIRPPDGAVSGVFAGIDPTGRLLLETPAGIRPFDAGDLFFGASPDPRPSS, encoded by the coding sequence ATGATCGGTCGCGCCGTGCTCGGTGAGTCCGCCCGCGCCGCCGGCTACCGGCTGATCGTCCGAGACGAGGTCGGCTCGACCATGGAGGAGGCGCGCCGCGCGCTCGCCCAGGGCGATACCGGCAAGCTCTGGATCGTCGCCCGCAGCCAGAATGCCGGCCGCGGCCGTCATGGTCGGCAATGGACCTCGCCGCCCGGCAATCTCTACGCCAGCCTGCTGCTGGTCGCGCCCTGCGAGCCGGTGCTCGCTCCGCAACTCGGCTTCGTCGCTGGGCTCGCCCTGCATGACGCAGCCGCCAGGGTGACGGGTCTCGCGGCGCCGCGGCTGGCGCTGAAATGGCCGAACGACCTCCTGATCCACGGTGCCAAATGCTCCGGACTGCTGCTCGAAGGCGAGAGCCGGGCAGGGCAGTTCAGCGTCGTCATCGGGCTGGGCGTCAACATCGCCTCCTGCGCGCAGGGGACACCCTATCCGGCTGATTTCCTGCAGGCGCATGCCCCGGCCGCGACGATCGAGGCCATGCTGGTCGCGCTCGGCGACGCCTGGGCCGTCCGCTTCGCGACATGGCAGGCCGCGGGTGGCTTCGGCTCGATCCGGCAGGCCTGGCTCGAACGTGCCGCCTTCCTTGGCCAGACCATCACGATCAGGCCTCCTGACGGAGCGGTCAGCGGCGTCTTTGCCGGCATCGATCCGACCGGGCGGCTCCTGCTCGAAACCCCGGCCGGCATCCGCCCGTTCGATGCGGGCGATCTCTTTTTCGGAGCCTCTCCCGACCCTCGGCCCTCATCCTGA
- the nuoN gene encoding NADH-quinone oxidoreductase subunit NuoN has product MALPALGPALPEIILSLGAIAMVLVGAIRGERATRLLEGVALALFALTLVLVLSGQGKVLTFNDGFVVDSFARFFKVLTLLGAAAAILLSSDSLRRDGSMRFEFPILVVLATIGMMMMISANDLISLYVGLELQSLALYVVAAFDRDNAKSTEAGLKYFVLGALSSGMLLYGASLVYGFTGTVTYPGIAAAVQHGHPGIGLIFGIVFIAAGVAFKISAVPFHMWTPDVYEGAPTPVAAFFASAPKMAAMAMVVRIFVGAFPGALHEWQQIVVFISIASMALGAFAAIGQSNIKRLLAYSSIANMGYALVGLAAGTAGGVQGVLVYMAIYLATTLGAFACVLLMRRDGKAVEDISELAGLSRTNPWMAFALSMMMFSLAGIPPLAGFWAKFYVFLAAIDAKLYVLAVIGVVTSVVGAYYYLRLVKVMYFDDAKPAFEKGDLGVRAVLLVSALFVLALSLLPAPLLNSAAAAAKSLF; this is encoded by the coding sequence ATGGCTCTGCCCGCTCTCGGCCCGGCGCTTCCGGAAATCATCCTTAGCCTCGGCGCCATCGCGATGGTGCTTGTTGGCGCGATCCGGGGCGAGCGCGCGACGCGCCTGCTCGAAGGCGTGGCGCTGGCGCTGTTTGCGCTGACGCTCGTGCTGGTGCTCTCGGGCCAGGGCAAGGTGCTGACCTTCAACGACGGTTTCGTCGTCGACAGCTTCGCCCGCTTCTTCAAGGTGCTGACACTGCTCGGCGCCGCGGCTGCGATCCTGCTCTCGTCGGACAGCTTGCGCCGCGACGGCTCGATGCGCTTCGAGTTCCCGATCCTCGTCGTCCTCGCCACCATCGGCATGATGATGATGATCTCGGCGAACGATCTCATCAGCCTCTATGTCGGCCTCGAACTGCAGTCGCTGGCGCTCTATGTCGTCGCCGCCTTCGACCGCGACAACGCCAAGTCGACGGAAGCCGGCCTGAAATACTTCGTCCTCGGCGCGCTCTCCTCAGGGATGCTGCTCTATGGCGCCTCGCTGGTCTATGGCTTCACCGGGACGGTGACCTATCCGGGCATCGCGGCCGCCGTGCAGCACGGACATCCCGGCATTGGCCTGATCTTCGGCATCGTCTTCATCGCCGCCGGCGTGGCGTTCAAGATTTCCGCGGTGCCGTTCCACATGTGGACGCCCGACGTCTATGAGGGTGCGCCGACCCCGGTCGCCGCCTTCTTCGCCTCCGCCCCCAAGATGGCGGCGATGGCGATGGTCGTACGCATCTTCGTCGGCGCCTTCCCGGGCGCGCTGCATGAATGGCAGCAGATCGTCGTCTTCATCTCGATCGCCTCGATGGCCCTGGGCGCTTTCGCCGCGATCGGCCAGAGCAACATCAAGCGCCTGCTGGCCTATTCCTCGATCGCGAATATGGGCTATGCGCTGGTCGGCCTCGCGGCCGGCACCGCGGGTGGCGTGCAGGGCGTGCTCGTCTACATGGCGATCTATCTCGCGACGACGCTCGGCGCCTTCGCCTGCGTGTTGCTGATGCGCCGCGACGGCAAGGCGGTCGAGGACATCTCGGAGCTCGCGGGCCTGTCGCGGACCAACCCGTGGATGGCCTTCGCGCTGTCGATGATGATGTTTTCGCTCGCCGGCATCCCGCCGCTGGCCGGCTTCTGGGCGAAGTTCTACGTCTTCCTGGCCGCGATCGACGCAAAGCTCTATGTGCTGGCCGTCATCGGCGTCGTCACCAGCGTGGTCGGTGCCTATTACTACCTGCGCCTCGTCAAGGTGATGTATTTCGACGATGCGAAGCCCGCCTTCGAGAAGGGCGATCTCGGCGTGCGTGCCGTGCTGCTGGTATCGGCGCTCTTCGTACTGGCGCTCTCGCTTCTGCCCGCGCCGCTGCTCAATTCGGCTGCGGCTGCGGCGAAGTCGCTGTTCTGA
- a CDS encoding NADH-quinone oxidoreductase subunit M codes for MFGFGILTGLLVLPLVGAAFILAQRGDEASVDSNARYAALAATIATFVLACVAWAQFDPANPGFQMVETHAWVSDAIKFKLGVDGFSFPFVVLTAFLMPFCILASWHSITKRVREYMVAFLILETLMIGVFVALDLVLFYLFFEGGLIPMFLIIGIWGGKRRVYASYKFFLYTLLGSVLLLLALMAMYWNAGTTDIPTLLAHKFPSGMQTWLWLAFFASFAVKMPMWPVHTWLPDAHVEAPTAGSVVLAAIMLKMGGYGFIRFSIPMFPEASQYFASFVFALSVIAIVYTSLVALMQEDIKKLIAYSSVAHMGFVTMGLFTLTTQGIQGAMFQMVSHGLVSGALFLCVGVIYDRMHTREISAYGGLVNRMPIYAVVFMVFTMANVGLPGTAGFVGEFLTLMGAFKANPWVAFIASSGVILSAGYALWLYRRVVFGELVKPELKDIMDLDRREMVILAPLVLLTIWYGIRPGTILDAFAAPTEALIKNYQAALTAAKTAMLAIQ; via the coding sequence ATGTTCGGCTTCGGTATCCTCACCGGTCTTCTCGTCCTGCCGCTGGTCGGTGCGGCCTTTATCCTGGCGCAGCGCGGCGACGAGGCCTCGGTCGACTCCAATGCGCGCTATGCGGCGCTCGCCGCGACGATCGCGACCTTCGTTCTGGCCTGTGTCGCCTGGGCGCAGTTCGATCCGGCCAATCCCGGCTTCCAGATGGTCGAGACCCATGCCTGGGTTTCGGACGCGATCAAGTTCAAGCTCGGCGTCGACGGCTTCTCCTTCCCCTTCGTGGTGCTGACCGCCTTCCTGATGCCGTTCTGCATCCTGGCGTCCTGGCACTCGATCACGAAGCGGGTGCGCGAATACATGGTCGCGTTCCTGATCCTGGAGACGCTGATGATCGGCGTCTTTGTGGCGCTCGATCTCGTGCTGTTCTACCTCTTCTTCGAGGGTGGCCTGATCCCGATGTTCCTGATCATCGGCATCTGGGGCGGCAAGCGGCGCGTCTACGCCTCCTACAAGTTCTTCCTCTACACGCTGCTTGGCTCGGTCTTGCTGCTGCTCGCGCTGATGGCGATGTATTGGAATGCCGGCACCACCGACATCCCGACGCTGCTGGCGCACAAGTTCCCGTCCGGCATGCAGACCTGGCTCTGGCTCGCCTTCTTCGCCTCCTTCGCGGTGAAGATGCCGATGTGGCCGGTCCACACCTGGCTGCCCGATGCCCACGTCGAGGCGCCGACCGCCGGTTCCGTCGTGCTGGCGGCGATCATGCTGAAGATGGGCGGCTACGGCTTCATCCGCTTCTCGATCCCGATGTTCCCGGAGGCGTCGCAGTATTTCGCCTCCTTCGTCTTCGCGCTCTCCGTCATCGCCATCGTCTACACGTCGCTGGTGGCGCTGATGCAGGAGGACATTAAGAAGCTGATCGCCTACTCGTCGGTCGCCCATATGGGCTTCGTCACGATGGGCCTGTTCACGCTGACGACGCAGGGCATCCAGGGCGCGATGTTCCAGATGGTCAGCCACGGGCTGGTCTCGGGCGCGCTCTTCCTTTGCGTCGGCGTCATCTACGACCGCATGCACACCCGCGAGATTTCCGCCTATGGCGGGCTGGTCAACCGGATGCCGATCTACGCCGTGGTGTTCATGGTCTTCACCATGGCCAATGTCGGCCTGCCCGGCACGGCAGGCTTCGTCGGCGAGTTCCTGACGCTGATGGGCGCCTTCAAGGCCAACCCCTGGGTCGCCTTCATCGCATCCTCGGGCGTCATCCTCTCTGCCGGCTATGCGCTCTGGCTCTATCGCCGCGTCGTCTTCGGCGAGTTGGTCAAGCCCGAGCTCAAGGACATCATGGATCTCGACCGCCGCGAGATGGTGATCCTCGCCCCGCTGGTGCTGCTGACGATCTGGTACGGCATCCGTCCGGGCACGATCCTCGACGCCTTCGCCGCGCCGACCGAAGCCCTCATCAAGAACTATCAGGCCGCACTCACCGCCGCGAAAACGGCGATGCTGGCTATTCAGTAA